Below is a window of Metamycoplasma cloacale DNA.
AAATTTGTCTCTATAAATAAATTTATTTGCTGAAATATTTTCGTTATTATCAGCAACTGTATTTCCATCTGTTTTAGCAGATTCAGTATTATAAGGAGGATCGATGTATATTACATCATAATAAGCGCTATGCGCTTGCTCTCTCTCTCTCTCTCTCTCTCTATGACGATTAAATTCTTTAATGCGTCATAATTTTCACCAATTATTAAAGAATTCTTTAATAAATCATTTTTAGCTTCTTTTCTTAAATCAAAGCTTAATTTTTCATCTTTAACTAAAGTAACTATTGATTTACTATCAGATTCTGGTGCATAATCAAAAACAAAACCAGTTTTAACTCTTTTAATTAAGAATTGATATACATTTTGTAAATCATTTACATT
It encodes the following:
- a CDS encoding type III restriction endonuclease subunit M: MNINDQDFLLKKYIKLVDELPTYDFNKEQKELVKKILKQTNVNDLQNVYQFLIKRVKTGFVFDYAPESDSKSIVTLVKDEKLSFDLRKEAKNDLLKNSLIIGENYDALKNLIVIERERERESKRIALIMM